TCGGGGGGAAGAAGCTGTAAGGGCGGTCCTCCGGGCCCCTTCCGCTTCGTAATGCATCCTTTGAGGGAGGGGCCTTGGTAACGCGCGTCCTCGAAGCCCTCGCGGGTTTCGTAATCTTCGTCATATCTTCTCTCGGCCTTCCCGGCATCGTCCTGTTGATGGCGATCGAGTCGGCATGCATCCCCCTCCCGTCCGAAGTGATCATGCCGTTCTCCGGGTACCTCGTCTACAAGGGGGTGCATACCCTCTGGGCGGTGGCGCTGGCCGGGGCGATCGGCTGCATCGTGGGGTCGATCCCGGCGTACTACCTCGGGATGTACGGGGGCCGCCCTCTCATCGAGAAATACGGAAAATACATCCTCATGTCCCGTCACGACCTCGACCTGGCCGACCGGTGGTTCACCCGCCACGGCGAGGCGACCGTGTTCTTCGCGCGCCTGCTCCCGGTAATCCGCACCTTCATCGCCTTCCCGGCCGGGGTGGCGCGGATGGACATGAGACGTTTCATCGTCTACACCTTCGCCGGGTCGTTCCCGTGGTGCCTGGGGCTTGCGTACCTCGGGATGGTGCTGGGGGAGAAGTGGCCGACCCTGCGGGAATATTTCCACCGGTTCGACCTGCTGATCGGCGCAATCCTCGTCGCCTGCGTCGTCTGGTACGTCCGCAGGCACCTCAAGAACCGCGTCAGGGAGTAAACCGTCGGCCCTTGAGTGCTTCCGGGCTCGCGGGGGG
The genomic region above belongs to bacterium and contains:
- a CDS encoding DedA family protein yields the protein MVTRVLEALAGFVIFVISSLGLPGIVLLMAIESACIPLPSEVIMPFSGYLVYKGVHTLWAVALAGAIGCIVGSIPAYYLGMYGGRPLIEKYGKYILMSRHDLDLADRWFTRHGEATVFFARLLPVIRTFIAFPAGVARMDMRRFIVYTFAGSFPWCLGLAYLGMVLGEKWPTLREYFHRFDLLIGAILVACVVWYVRRHLKNRVRE